The window GCCAGAGGATATTTACAAGGTGGATATACTTATGGCATAGAACCAGACCTTGTATCAAGTGATGAATGGATACAAAATGGGATTATCGAGAGAGAAGAAACTGTTATAGGTGGAGCAAAAAGCGTGAATCTTTTCTCCGCTGATGAGGAGATGATTTTTACCGATAAAGGTTTTTATATTCGTGATGATAGCGGAAACGCAAAATGGACACCATACCAAATTATAGAGGATGTGATATTCCTCAATGAGGGAAGGTGGTTTTTCCAAGCCACTCTCACAAATGGAAATACGACAGAGTTGAGCGCTGTTTATGATTGGGATGAAAAGACCGGGTTAAGCGGTGTCAGATTGTTTTTGTTGTTGATGGCACGTCTTATCGGTGACTGCGAATACGAATTCACCGATGAGGAGATGGCGAAACTCAGCCTCGTTACCCTCGAATCCTTGGAGAATCGCCCTATCACTGCTTATCTGTAAGTCTGATACACAACAAAGCAACATGGAGGTATCTACATGGCACGAAAGGTGAAATTTCCGCTGGAACTGAGGGACGGCTATCTGGCACGCAGCAATATCGAGGAGGTACGTGCGCATTTTGATCTCGAAAAAATCATCGCCCAGTTCCATAACGGCAGACTGAAAATCTGGCTTGAGGATCACTACTTGTCGGAGATGGCGGAGCAGGTCGCAGCGCTTGACGGCGATGCCCTCGATCTCGCCACGCAGCTTTGCACCATCCTCGGTGTCGAGGGCGTTGCGACGGATACGGTTGATAGTTATGCCATTCGTGAGCGTGAGCGAAAGCTGCAAAAACTTCGACAATGCACAAGCAATGAGCGTTATCTGAATATGGTGGAGTATGCTGCATTCGATCAAAAAGATTTGAACGATGTGCTAAAAAATAATCCGACAGAGATTCTTTTGTGTGATGGCGAGTTTCATATTCCTCTCGTGGCAAAACAGCGTACCTACTACGGGATTGGGAAAGCCGTTGCCGTGATTGACAGCGGGAAACCTGTGGATTTTGAAAAACTGGGGATTCGCTTTGTCGATGTGGACTTTGATGAAACGTATGAGCAGGTGCGGACGAAAGTAATCGACATCCCAAAACGCATGACGCCTGAGGTCTTGGCGGAGCTGTGCAGTGTCCTGATCCTTGGAAATCTGAAAGATGGGCGGCGTGTCCTTGAGCATTGCAATCCTTTTTGGAAGGATGGTTTTACCTATCAGGTGCATCCCTATGTGTCCATCCCTGATACAGGGATTCGAGAGGGAATCGCCAAGGGACAGGAGATCATCATAGGATACGGGAAAGCCGGAAATTCGCTTCTCAGTACGAGGATCCTTGTCTTTACAGATCAATCCTTATATGTTGCAGATTACAATGAGCCGCTAATTCATGCACGTTATGCGGATATTACGCGTGTGCTGTTTGCTTCCAATTCGATGGACAGTGTTTTTCAAATTGATACATGGGGGGGAACGTACCAAATCAAGGATGCAAGGCGGTGGGATGAATGTATCGGCTTCTTTGGCGTGCGCCTCTTTCTCCTCGTCATGGCACGTATTTTTGGAAGTTCCAAATATGAGTTTACGGAGAGTGAGCTGTATATGCTCAGTCAAGTTCGTCTGGATTCGCTGAATGATCAGTACATCACAGAATTTTTATAACTCGTTGAAACACAACAAAACAGGGCAGATGCGGCTGCATCCGCCCTGTTTTGTATTTCAATAGATTTTTTCTTTTAGGCATAGGCTATATGTGGCGCATTGTGATCTGAAGAAGGGGAAGCAGAATCTTTATTATCGTGATTCAATGCACGCTGCTGCGCAAGTTCTTCCTGATACCAATCCTCAAGCTCATCATACTCCCGCTTAAACTCAGGATCTTTTAGCTGTTCTTCCAAGAACTCTGACCATGTAGTCATGATGGATTCCTCCTTTTATAGTCATCTCGGTATCTTTTTGCACGGTCTATTTCTTCCGGAGGTGTCTTTTGTGTTTTCTTAATGAACCCATTTGTGAGAACAGCAGTATCACCAACCATAAAGAAGTATAAAACACGAGAAATATTGTTGCCGAATATTGTTCTGAGTTCCATTATGCCATCACCAAGATTTTTTGAAATCGGGGGGCGTAGGCTGTGTCCCGCTGCAATCAGCTGATTGACAGTACGAGCAACTTTTGCTCTCATTTTAGGATCAAGCCCTTTTAAGAACTCTTTTGCTGGCTCTGTTCCATCTTCTTTCTGATAGAAGATAACATTCATCAGTATTCCTCCATATGGAGTATATTTAATTATCACAAATCTACAACGTTGTTCTACGATTCCCCTTTAATGACGGTCTTTAGAATATCTTTTTTGACTTCCTGCGCCATTGCGGCAACTTCGGGCATTCCCTGTGCGGGTGCCTCCTCGATCATCTCGTTGAAGATGTCGATGAGTTCGTCAACCTCAAGCTCTTTGATGCGGTTCAGGTCAATAATCTGTGCGGACATGGTGATTTCCCCCTTCAGTCAAACAGCAGGTACAGAATCGTCATAGAGTTCGTGTGGGGCAATGTCCTGCCCATCTGCCCATGTAACTGTAGCACCTGATACATGAACTGTTTGAAAAACAGCGGGAACTTTTAGCTTTTCGTACCATGACCCTTTGATGTACGGCATTACATCAAAAATTTTCTTCTCGCCTGTCTCAAAGAGCAGCAGTAATTTATAATCAGGAAGGGGCTGTACATCGAGTACTTTTGGCTGTAGCATGATATGTGCTCCTTTATTGCAGAGGAGGAATTTTGAATAGTTCTATTATACCATACCATTGGAGAAATATCATAGCATATTCCGCAGGAACTCCCGTGTTCGTTCCTCCTTCGGCGCAGAGAAAAATGTCTGCGGCTCGCCCTGCTCGACGATGACACCGCTGTCCATAAAGATGACATTGGTTGCCGCCTCGCGGGCGAATGCCATTTCGTGCGTGACGACGATCATGGTCATGCGCTCGGCGGCAAGCGCCCGCATGGTGCGCAGCACCTCGCCCGTGAGCTCGGGATCGAGTGCGGAGGTCGGCTCGTCAAAGAGCATGATGTCAGGCTTCATGGCGAGTGCGCGTGCGATGGCGACGCGCTGCTGCTGCCCGCCGGAGAGTTGGCTCGGGTAGTAGTTCTCGCGGTCGGA of the Selenomonas dianae genome contains:
- a CDS encoding type II toxin-antitoxin system RelE/ParE family toxin; the encoded protein is MNVIFYQKEDGTEPAKEFLKGLDPKMRAKVARTVNQLIAAGHSLRPPISKNLGDGIMELRTIFGNNISRVLYFFMVGDTAVLTNGFIKKTQKTPPEEIDRAKRYRDDYKRRNPS
- a CDS encoding DUF2442 domain-containing protein produces the protein MLQPKVLDVQPLPDYKLLLLFETGEKKIFDVMPYIKGSWYEKLKVPAVFQTVHVSGATVTWADGQDIAPHELYDDSVPAV
- a CDS encoding XRE family transcriptional regulator, whose protein sequence is MTTWSEFLEEQLKDPEFKREYDELEDWYQEELAQQRALNHDNKDSASPSSDHNAPHIAYA